The following are encoded together in the Corynebacterium jeikeium genome:
- a CDS encoding ABC transporter ATP-binding protein, with the protein MLKATEVTYSYAGKPVLERIELNIERGELVGLIGPSGSGKTTLAKLLSGRFLPDSGKVTIDGEPVVTGRDRRRSRIALVSQSPRDACNPRWTLREIIAEPLLIAGEHNREVIRECVEDHTKRAMLDRELLDRRPAQVSDGQLQRACLARATVMDPAFLICDEPTSMLDPIATAKIVEMLRETVRANRGVLLISHDHRLLAACADRTVTIETTPQA; encoded by the coding sequence ATGCTTAAAGCTACCGAGGTGACCTATTCCTATGCGGGGAAACCCGTCTTGGAGAGAATTGAACTGAACATTGAACGCGGTGAGCTCGTGGGGCTGATCGGACCTTCAGGATCTGGCAAAACGACGTTGGCCAAGTTGCTTTCCGGGCGTTTCCTCCCAGATTCGGGAAAGGTCACGATTGACGGAGAACCTGTGGTGACGGGGCGAGATCGCCGGCGATCACGAATAGCGTTGGTGAGTCAATCCCCTCGGGATGCGTGCAATCCGCGGTGGACTCTCCGAGAGATCATCGCTGAACCTTTATTGATCGCCGGGGAGCACAATAGGGAAGTGATTCGCGAGTGCGTGGAGGATCATACGAAGCGAGCAATGCTGGATAGGGAATTGCTTGATCGCCGACCAGCACAGGTAAGCGATGGGCAACTGCAGCGAGCATGCTTGGCCCGCGCAACTGTGATGGATCCCGCCTTCCTCATCTGCGATGAACCGACTTCAATGCTCGACCCCATTGCGACGGCGAAAATTGTGGAGATGTTGCGCGAGACCGTGCGGGCGAACCGCGGAGTGCTATTGATTTCCCACGACCATCGGTTATTGGCAGCGTGCGCTGACCGGACAGTGACTATCGAAACCACCCCGCAGGCTTAG
- the dcd gene encoding dCTP deaminase has translation MLLSDRDIRAAINSGELKIDPHDDQMVQPSSIDVRLDGLFRVFNNSKYTHIDPKQPQEELTTLVEVPDDEAFILHPGEFVLGATLECFGIPAHLAGRLEGKSSLGRLGLLTHSTAGFIDPGFTGHITLELSNTANLPIALYPGMKIGQLALFTMTSPAEAPYGSGTLGSKYQGQRGPTPSKAYLNFQN, from the coding sequence GTGTTACTTTCAGACCGAGACATCCGCGCCGCCATCAACTCCGGCGAGCTGAAGATCGACCCCCACGACGATCAGATGGTTCAGCCATCCAGCATCGACGTGCGCCTCGACGGCCTGTTCCGCGTGTTCAATAACTCCAAGTACACGCACATCGACCCGAAGCAGCCGCAAGAGGAACTCACCACCCTGGTGGAAGTCCCTGACGACGAGGCCTTCATCCTGCACCCCGGCGAGTTCGTCCTGGGTGCCACCCTGGAATGCTTTGGCATCCCCGCCCACCTAGCGGGTCGCCTAGAAGGCAAGTCCTCCCTGGGCCGCCTGGGTCTGCTCACGCACTCCACGGCAGGGTTCATCGACCCGGGCTTCACCGGGCACATCACCCTGGAGCTTTCCAACACCGCTAACCTGCCCATCGCCCTCTACCCGGGCATGAAGATCGGCCAGCTGGCACTATTCACCATGACCAGCCCGGCGGAAGCCCCCTACGGCAGCGGCACCCTGGGGTCCAAGTACCAGGGGCAACGCGGCCCGACCCCCTCCAAGGCCTACCTGAACTTCCAGAACTAG
- a CDS encoding esterase-like activity of phytase family protein: MKNRIRINRALISTPLAAAPLVATSILAGSVIAAPTAFGATAAAAPFSSATPFGSDASLSAPQLPAGSTFPSSGALKTGGQEQTHYNGAFDLGQASKDPNVGGLSGLTALADGSYLAISDDKGDHGPTRAYRLNIDNNGRAKVTGQVNFTKPDGSAYNPKEYDAEEIQQLPNGHLLWTTEGESKGSKNRSPLVIESDSNGREIRRIHPPHYHVPDHNAAKDIEQTKGISPNKGPEGMTISPDGETFYTLNENSLVQDGPINTPEAGSKTRLTAYSTATGRPKAEYVVEVDPTYAPKADRGYASLATSPDGSLYALQRGYIPKQGNRAEIYRLSLEGATNVLGRERLDGSEVPVNREKVFDFAGQKPSDIHKLGDNQSSSGDKANTEASPNISASPENVEGLTFAAPPAHSADVPAHGSVTTGSLPAGSSAIGNHAGSSTSPAKLNRVYLISDDNFSDSQRTLLHSLDIPQR; the protein is encoded by the coding sequence ATGAAAAACCGCATACGCATAAACCGCGCCCTCATTTCCACCCCGTTGGCAGCCGCCCCGCTTGTCGCTACCTCGATCCTCGCTGGGTCGGTCATTGCCGCCCCCACAGCCTTTGGTGCAACCGCAGCCGCCGCCCCTTTTTCTTCCGCTACCCCTTTTGGTTCCGACGCCTCGCTCTCCGCACCGCAACTCCCCGCAGGATCGACTTTCCCATCTTCCGGCGCTCTGAAAACTGGCGGCCAGGAACAAACTCACTACAACGGCGCGTTCGACCTCGGCCAAGCGAGCAAGGATCCCAACGTGGGTGGACTATCCGGGCTTACTGCCCTCGCCGATGGCTCCTACCTCGCCATCTCGGATGACAAAGGCGATCATGGCCCCACGCGCGCCTACCGCTTGAACATCGACAACAACGGGCGGGCAAAGGTCACTGGACAAGTTAATTTCACCAAGCCAGATGGCAGCGCATACAACCCCAAGGAATACGATGCGGAGGAGATCCAGCAGCTACCTAACGGCCATTTGCTATGGACCACCGAGGGCGAATCAAAGGGATCGAAGAACCGCTCACCCCTTGTCATCGAATCCGATAGCAACGGGCGGGAAATCCGGCGCATCCATCCCCCGCACTATCACGTCCCCGACCACAATGCAGCAAAGGATATTGAACAAACTAAAGGGATAAGCCCCAACAAAGGCCCGGAGGGCATGACAATTTCTCCTGATGGGGAAACTTTTTACACTCTCAACGAGAACTCATTGGTGCAGGATGGGCCAATCAATACTCCCGAGGCGGGTTCCAAAACTCGGTTGACCGCTTACAGCACTGCAACCGGCAGGCCCAAGGCCGAGTATGTGGTCGAGGTGGACCCCACGTACGCCCCCAAGGCCGATCGCGGGTACGCTTCCTTAGCTACTTCCCCGGATGGTAGCCTCTACGCGCTGCAGCGCGGTTACATCCCCAAACAAGGTAACCGCGCCGAGATCTACCGTTTGAGTCTGGAAGGGGCCACCAATGTGCTTGGCCGGGAGCGCTTGGACGGTAGCGAGGTGCCCGTTAACCGCGAGAAGGTCTTCGATTTCGCTGGACAAAAACCCAGTGACATTCACAAGCTCGGTGACAACCAAAGCTCGAGTGGCGATAAGGCTAACACTGAGGCAAGCCCCAACATCTCTGCATCCCCCGAAAATGTTGAAGGCTTAACCTTCGCGGCCCCGCCTGCCCACTCCGCAGATGTGCCGGCTCACGGTTCCGTCACCACCGGCTCCCTTCCTGCGGGCTCCTCCGCCATCGGAAACCACGCCGGCAGCTCCACTTCCCCGGCGAAGTTAAACCGCGTGTACTTAATCTCGGACGATAACTTTAGTGATTCGCAGCGTACGCTGCTCCATTCTTTGGACATCCCCCAGCGCTAA
- a CDS encoding (Fe-S)-binding protein, translating to MDLLAAGQATSNDIPWNITVPLGIIGALLSLPAWIFFIRGAAQIFTTIRLGQPALKRTDNPAGRLMNLIKEIIGHTKMAKKPGVAIAHWLVMVGFLLGAMVWFEAYIQIFDPEGGWPIIGSWGLYHFVDELLGLGTVIGIITLIIIRQKIGDKDKKARFYGSNSGAAYFVEAVVLIEGLGMIFVKASKIATFASYEGGHAATDFFTMQLAKILPESPLLVSIFALIKLLSGMIWLFIVGQNVKWGVAWHRFMAFFNIFLKRNSDGRNALGAAKPLTSGGRMLTMENADPEEDAIGVGKIDDFTWKGWMDFTSCTECGRCQEQCPAWNTAKPLSPKLLITNLRDHAIESAPYLKAARKDAAHAGGMFSGEGATDTAVLDDPSVDAHADMPLLQLVAAGEMGVIDPDVLWSCTNCGACVEQCPVDIEHIDHIVDMRRYQVLVESDFPTELGGLFKNLETKGNPWGQNNNKRSDWIQKAKEDGIEVPVFGEDIENFDDTEYLFWVGCAGVYDDNAVKTTRAVADLLYTAGVKYAVLGEGEGCTGDSARRAGNEFLFQMLAEQNIEMLDNAFEGVPPKQRKIVVTCAHCFNTLRNEYPDLGGNYQVVHHTQLLNKLIREGRLEPVSAPQNGRQVTYHDPCFLGRHNKVFEAPRELIGASGANLVEMDRNRDTGFCCGAGGARMWMEEHLGERINLNRTDEALATGSDAIAIGCPFCKTMMTDGVNNRQSEIENKADRTQVLDIAQMFRESVLVDGELPAPKSPEFLVAPERGWVDEEKLAREEAERKAEEEAKKKAAEEKKRKAEEAKKKKEAAAAAGGAAAAGGAAAAGAAAAPSAPGAPSAPAAPAAPSAPSAGTPAAPAAPGAPAAPAAPSAPSAGAPAAPGAPAAPAAPGAPAAPSAPSAGAPAAPGAPAAPGAPAAPGAPAAPGAPAAPKSEDTQEAPKTSGAPAAPGAPSAPSAGAPAAPGAPAAPAAPGAPAAPSAPSAGAPAAPGAPSAPSAGAPAAPGAPAAPAAPAAESNKSEDAPKAEQSAPAAPAAQPAQDGGPIKLNATAPGAPGAPGAPAAPAAAPAAAAGAGAAAAGAGAAAAESAEAPQATPAAPAPSAPAEQTTPAAQPAQDGGPIKLAATTPGAPGAPASAAPAAPAAAAAPAAAPAAPAEDQQAETPAEAPAEAEAPSEEPQAETGQAEAEQAEEAPAEATPAQPAQPAQPANDGGPIKLTNIVPGAPGAPGAPGAQ from the coding sequence ATGGACCTGCTTGCAGCAGGGCAGGCGACCTCCAATGACATTCCGTGGAACATCACCGTTCCGCTGGGCATCATTGGCGCACTGCTTTCACTGCCCGCTTGGATTTTCTTCATCCGTGGCGCGGCGCAGATCTTTACCACGATCCGACTGGGCCAACCGGCACTGAAGAGGACAGATAACCCCGCCGGCCGACTGATGAACCTGATCAAGGAGATCATCGGTCACACCAAGATGGCCAAGAAGCCAGGCGTGGCAATCGCCCACTGGCTCGTCATGGTCGGCTTCCTGTTGGGAGCCATGGTGTGGTTCGAGGCCTACATTCAGATCTTCGACCCCGAAGGCGGCTGGCCCATCATCGGCAGCTGGGGTCTGTACCACTTCGTAGACGAGCTACTGGGTCTCGGCACCGTCATCGGCATTATCACGCTGATCATCATTCGCCAGAAGATCGGCGACAAGGATAAGAAGGCCCGCTTCTACGGCTCCAACTCCGGCGCGGCGTACTTCGTTGAGGCCGTCGTGCTGATCGAGGGTCTGGGCATGATCTTCGTGAAGGCATCCAAGATCGCCACCTTCGCCAGCTACGAGGGCGGCCACGCGGCCACCGACTTCTTCACCATGCAACTGGCCAAGATCCTGCCGGAATCCCCGCTGCTGGTCTCCATCTTCGCACTGATCAAGCTGCTGTCCGGCATGATCTGGCTGTTCATCGTGGGCCAGAACGTCAAGTGGGGCGTTGCCTGGCACCGCTTCATGGCGTTCTTCAACATCTTCCTGAAGCGCAACTCCGACGGCCGCAACGCCCTGGGCGCAGCGAAGCCGCTGACCTCCGGCGGCCGCATGCTGACCATGGAAAACGCAGACCCGGAAGAAGACGCGATCGGCGTTGGCAAGATCGACGACTTCACCTGGAAGGGCTGGATGGACTTCACCTCGTGTACCGAGTGTGGACGCTGCCAGGAGCAGTGCCCGGCTTGGAACACTGCGAAGCCGCTGAGCCCGAAGCTGCTGATCACCAACCTGCGTGACCACGCCATCGAGTCCGCGCCGTACCTGAAGGCCGCACGCAAGGACGCCGCCCACGCAGGTGGCATGTTCTCCGGCGAAGGCGCCACCGACACTGCCGTTCTGGACGATCCTTCTGTTGACGCCCACGCGGACATGCCGTTGCTGCAGTTGGTTGCTGCGGGCGAGATGGGTGTTATCGACCCCGACGTGCTGTGGTCCTGCACCAACTGTGGTGCTTGTGTGGAACAGTGCCCGGTGGACATCGAGCACATCGACCACATTGTCGACATGCGCCGCTACCAGGTGCTGGTTGAGTCTGACTTCCCGACCGAGCTGGGTGGCCTGTTCAAGAACCTGGAGACCAAGGGCAACCCGTGGGGCCAGAACAACAACAAGCGCTCCGATTGGATCCAGAAGGCCAAGGAAGACGGCATCGAGGTGCCAGTCTTCGGCGAGGACATCGAGAACTTCGACGACACCGAGTACCTGTTCTGGGTCGGCTGTGCGGGCGTGTACGACGACAACGCGGTGAAGACCACCCGCGCTGTTGCCGACCTGCTGTACACCGCCGGCGTGAAGTACGCCGTGCTGGGCGAGGGCGAGGGCTGTACTGGTGACTCCGCCCGCCGCGCCGGTAACGAGTTCCTCTTCCAGATGCTGGCAGAGCAGAACATCGAGATGCTGGATAACGCTTTCGAGGGCGTGCCTCCGAAGCAGCGCAAGATTGTTGTGACCTGTGCACACTGCTTCAACACCCTGCGCAACGAGTACCCGGATCTGGGCGGTAACTACCAGGTCGTCCACCACACTCAGCTGCTGAACAAGCTGATCCGCGAGGGTCGCCTGGAGCCAGTATCTGCACCGCAGAACGGCCGTCAGGTCACCTACCACGATCCGTGCTTCCTGGGTCGCCACAACAAGGTTTTCGAGGCCCCGCGTGAGCTGATCGGCGCTTCCGGCGCCAACCTGGTGGAGATGGATCGCAACCGCGATACCGGCTTCTGCTGTGGTGCTGGTGGTGCTCGCATGTGGATGGAAGAGCACCTGGGCGAGCGCATCAACCTGAACCGTACGGACGAGGCTCTGGCCACCGGCTCGGACGCCATCGCCATCGGCTGCCCGTTCTGTAAGACGATGATGACCGACGGTGTGAACAACCGTCAGTCCGAGATCGAGAACAAGGCAGACCGTACCCAGGTTCTGGATATCGCCCAGATGTTCCGCGAGTCCGTCCTGGTCGACGGCGAGCTGCCCGCACCGAAGTCCCCGGAGTTCCTGGTTGCGCCTGAGCGTGGCTGGGTAGACGAGGAGAAGCTGGCCCGCGAGGAAGCCGAGCGCAAGGCCGAGGAAGAAGCCAAGAAGAAGGCTGCCGAGGAAAAGAAGCGCAAGGCTGAAGAAGCCAAGAAGAAGAAGGAAGCTGCTGCCGCCGCTGGTGGCGCGGCTGCTGCTGGCGGCGCTGCCGCTGCGGGTGCTGCTGCAGCTCCGAGTGCTCCGGGTGCCCCGAGTGCCCCGGCGGCTCCTGCTGCACCTAGTGCTCCTTCCGCTGGCACACCTGCTGCTCCTGCAGCTCCGGGCGCTCCAGCTGCTCCCGCTGCACCTAGTGCCCCTTCCGCTGGCGCTCCAGCTGCTCCTGGTGCACCTGCTGCTCCGGCCGCTCCGGGCGCTCCCGCTGCTCCTAGTGCTCCTTCCGCTGGCGCACCTGCAGCCCCGGGTGCTCCTGCTGCTCCGGGTGCTCCTGCCGCTCCAGGTGCCCCTGCAGCTCCGGGTGCTCCTGCCGCACCGAAGTCTGAAGACACTCAGGAAGCGCCGAAGACCAGCGGCGCACCGGCAGCTCCGGGCGCTCCTAGTGCTCCGTCCGCTGGCGCTCCAGCTGCTCCTGGTGCACCTGCTGCTCCGGCCGCTCCGGGCGCTCCCGCTGCACCTAGTGCTCCTTCCGCTGGCGCACCGGCAGCTCCGGGCGCCCCTAGTGCTCCGTCCGCTGGCGCTCCTGCTGCTCCGGGCGCTCCGGCAGCGCCTGCTGCTCCGGCTGCTGAGTCCAACAAGTCTGAAGATGCCCCGAAGGCTGAACAGTCTGCACCGGCAGCACCGGCTGCACAGCCGGCTCAAGATGGTGGCCCAATCAAGCTGAACGCCACCGCTCCTGGCGCACCGGGTGCCCCGGGCGCTCCTGCCGCTCCGGCCGCAGCTCCGGCAGCCGCCGCTGGTGCAGGTGCCGCCGCAGCTGGCGCTGGCGCTGCTGCAGCCGAGTCCGCTGAGGCTCCGCAGGCCACTCCGGCTGCTCCTGCTCCGTCTGCACCGGCAGAGCAGACAACACCGGCGGCTCAGCCGGCTCAGGATGGTGGCCCGATCAAGCTGGCGGCCACCACCCCGGGCGCACCGGGTGCCCCGGCTTCCGCAGCACCAGCTGCACCGGCTGCAGCTGCTGCTCCCGCTGCTGCCCCGGCAGCTCCGGCAGAGGATCAGCAGGCTGAGACTCCGGCCGAGGCACCTGCTGAGGCAGAGGCTCCGTCCGAGGAGCCACAGGCTGAAACCGGGCAGGCCGAAGCTGAACAGGCCGAGGAAGCACCGGCAGAAGCAACTCCGGCGCAGCCAGCACAACCGGCACAGCCGGCCAACGATGGCGGTCCAATTAAGCTGACCAACATCGTCCCCGGCGCTCCGGGTGCTCCGGGCGCACCAGGCGCACAGTAA
- a CDS encoding ABC transporter permease: MVGTRLLLIAVTTVVVSFIMFGLAALSPFDPLAHHLGANYGNYTAEERASIASSLGLDAPWYQQWASWWGHVFTGDLGWSRVYSKPVVEVIGERLPWTMLLSGAGLLLMLAIAALLGLSAARRPGGVVDRAITALGVFVAATPSYIYALGSVLFFGVFWHLIPVGGAAPVGKSPSLGTVGPYLIAPAVVLAISQLSWSLLTMQRATAEAVESPAVANARLRGLSEHTILVRHVLPMSLMPLITLIGARLGEMVVGAVIVETVFSWPGLAQATVESAVAVDFHLLAFTTVATTVVVMLGSLLSDLSYVLIDPRVSDV, from the coding sequence ATGGTTGGTACGCGCTTGTTGCTCATTGCCGTGACAACCGTGGTGGTCAGCTTCATCATGTTCGGCCTCGCTGCCTTGTCGCCGTTTGATCCCCTTGCGCACCACCTCGGCGCGAACTACGGCAACTACACTGCCGAAGAACGCGCGAGCATTGCCTCTTCTTTGGGGCTCGACGCCCCGTGGTACCAGCAATGGGCCTCCTGGTGGGGGCACGTTTTTACAGGTGATCTGGGTTGGTCCCGGGTGTACAGCAAACCGGTTGTTGAAGTTATTGGCGAGCGCCTGCCGTGGACGATGCTGCTATCCGGAGCGGGCCTGTTGCTGATGCTGGCGATTGCAGCGCTTCTCGGCTTGAGCGCTGCTCGCCGACCCGGCGGAGTGGTGGATCGGGCGATAACCGCGTTGGGCGTATTTGTGGCAGCTACTCCTTCCTACATTTATGCCCTAGGAAGCGTGCTATTTTTTGGCGTGTTCTGGCACCTCATCCCCGTGGGAGGAGCCGCGCCGGTCGGTAAGTCCCCGTCACTGGGAACGGTGGGGCCATATCTCATCGCACCGGCTGTCGTTCTAGCGATCTCGCAGCTGTCGTGGTCTTTGTTGACGATGCAACGCGCTACTGCCGAAGCCGTTGAGTCGCCAGCGGTTGCCAACGCGCGCTTGCGTGGTCTCTCCGAACACACGATCCTCGTTCGGCATGTGCTGCCTATGTCGCTCATGCCGCTGATCACTTTGATCGGAGCGCGCCTCGGCGAGATGGTCGTCGGAGCAGTGATTGTGGAAACGGTTTTCTCCTGGCCGGGGTTGGCGCAAGCCACGGTGGAATCGGCTGTGGCTGTGGACTTTCACCTGCTGGCATTCACCACGGTCGCGACCACGGTAGTGGTGATGTTGGGATCTCTATTGAGCGATCTGTCCTACGTATTGATCGACCCGAGGGTAAGCGATGTCTAA
- a CDS encoding UDP-glucose dehydrogenase family protein, with amino-acid sequence MRMTVFGTGYLGATHAACMAEMGHDVLGVDVDPQKIQALSEGRVPLFEPGLPEILTRNIEAGRLRFTTDYAEAAEFADVHFIGVGTPQRKGSYAADTTYVNAVIETLAPLVSGNHTIFGKSTVPVGTAHELQQKADEIVAASPNEAQITIAWNPEFLREGHAVKDTLHPDRIVLGLGGVSTNSDDRTEQQRVEDLAREIYAPALEEGTPFLVMDLPTAELVKVSANAFLATKISFINAVSELCEIVGADVTALADAIGMDDRIGRKFLGAGLGFGGGCLPKDIRAFMARAGELGADQALTFLREVDAINMRRREKTVELARETLGGSLIGRNVTVLGAAFKPNSDDVRDSPALSVAGSLSLSGANVTVYDPQGMENAAKIFPTLTYAPNVGEALEGAEIVIVATEWKQFQELDPVVARKLVAGDNPAVLDGRNCLPRKEWEAAGWNFLALGRG; translated from the coding sequence CTCGGAGTCGATGTCGACCCGCAGAAGATCCAAGCTCTTTCCGAAGGGCGCGTGCCCCTCTTCGAGCCCGGTCTGCCGGAGATCCTCACCCGCAACATCGAAGCTGGCCGTCTGCGTTTCACTACTGACTACGCCGAAGCCGCCGAGTTCGCCGACGTGCACTTCATCGGCGTGGGCACCCCGCAGCGCAAGGGCTCCTATGCCGCGGATACCACCTATGTAAATGCCGTCATCGAAACGCTCGCCCCACTGGTAAGCGGCAACCACACCATCTTCGGCAAGTCCACCGTCCCGGTGGGCACTGCGCACGAGCTGCAGCAGAAGGCTGATGAGATCGTGGCGGCGTCACCAAACGAAGCCCAAATCACCATCGCGTGGAACCCCGAGTTCCTGCGCGAAGGCCACGCGGTGAAAGACACGCTGCACCCCGACCGCATCGTCCTGGGCCTGGGCGGCGTTAGCACCAACAGTGACGACCGCACTGAGCAGCAGCGTGTAGAGGACCTCGCCCGCGAAATTTACGCCCCCGCACTCGAGGAAGGCACGCCCTTCCTGGTCATGGACCTGCCGACCGCGGAGCTGGTCAAGGTCTCCGCGAACGCCTTCCTGGCCACCAAGATCTCCTTCATCAACGCGGTCTCGGAGCTATGCGAGATCGTCGGCGCGGACGTCACCGCACTCGCCGACGCGATTGGCATGGACGACCGCATCGGGCGCAAGTTCCTCGGCGCCGGCCTGGGCTTCGGCGGCGGTTGCCTGCCGAAGGATATTCGCGCGTTCATGGCGCGCGCAGGTGAGCTCGGCGCGGACCAGGCTCTGACGTTCCTTCGTGAGGTGGACGCCATCAACATGCGCCGCCGCGAGAAGACAGTAGAGCTGGCGCGCGAGACGCTGGGCGGCTCCCTGATCGGCCGGAACGTGACGGTCCTCGGCGCGGCCTTCAAACCCAACAGTGACGACGTGCGCGATTCCCCGGCGTTGTCCGTGGCCGGTTCGCTATCGCTGAGCGGCGCAAACGTCACCGTGTACGACCCGCAGGGTATGGAGAACGCCGCGAAGATCTTCCCGACGCTGACCTACGCGCCGAACGTAGGGGAAGCCCTCGAAGGCGCGGAGATCGTGATCGTGGCAACCGAGTGGAAGCAGTTCCAAGAACTCGACCCGGTAGTCGCCCGCAAGCTGGTAGCCGGGGACAACCCCGCCGTGCTCGACGGTCGCAATTGCCTACCACGCAAGGAATGGGAAGCCGCGGGCTGGAACTTCCTGGCACTGGGTCGGGGCTAG
- a CDS encoding pyridoxal phosphate-dependent aminotransferase, with amino-acid sequence MSTPKRPSELRTLDQSTKLQNVLYEIRGPVNTEAERMEADGHRILKLNTGNPAVFGFEAPDVIMRDMIAALPTAQGYSTSKGIISARRAIVSRYEVIPGFPQFDVEDVYLGNGVSELITMTMQALLNDGDEVLIPSPDYPLWTASTSLSGGRPVHYLCDEENDWMPSIEDIKAKVTERTKAIVVINPNNPTGAVYSREILQQIVDVAREHSLLILADEIYDKILYDDAKHINIASLCPDLLCITYNGLSKAYRVAGYRSGWMVITGPKGHAKGFIEGVNVLAGTRLCPNVPAQHAIQVAISGRQSIDDLVLPGGRLLEQRNAAYEALNEIPGVSCVKPMGALYAFPRLDPNVHEIHDDEQFMFDLLRSEKIHLVQGTGFNWPTPDHFRVVTLPWARDLRAAIERLGNFLASYRQ; translated from the coding sequence ATGAGTACCCCCAAACGCCCAAGCGAACTGCGCACGCTGGATCAATCGACGAAGCTGCAAAACGTCCTCTACGAAATTCGCGGCCCGGTGAACACCGAGGCGGAGCGGATGGAGGCCGACGGGCACCGCATCCTGAAGCTCAACACGGGCAACCCCGCGGTGTTCGGCTTCGAGGCGCCGGATGTGATCATGCGGGACATGATCGCCGCGCTGCCGACGGCGCAGGGCTACTCCACGTCGAAGGGCATCATCAGCGCCCGCCGCGCGATCGTCTCCCGCTACGAGGTTATCCCCGGCTTCCCTCAGTTCGACGTCGAAGATGTCTACCTCGGCAACGGTGTATCCGAGCTGATCACCATGACGATGCAGGCGCTGCTCAACGACGGCGACGAGGTGCTGATCCCCTCCCCGGATTACCCGCTGTGGACTGCCTCCACGTCACTGTCCGGCGGTCGCCCCGTGCACTACCTGTGCGACGAGGAGAACGACTGGATGCCCTCCATCGAGGACATCAAGGCGAAGGTCACGGAGCGCACCAAGGCCATCGTGGTCATTAACCCGAATAACCCGACAGGCGCGGTGTACTCCCGCGAGATCCTGCAGCAGATCGTCGACGTCGCCCGCGAGCACTCCCTGCTGATCCTGGCCGACGAGATTTACGACAAGATCCTGTACGACGATGCGAAGCACATCAACATCGCGTCCCTGTGCCCGGACCTGCTGTGCATCACCTACAACGGCCTGTCGAAGGCGTACCGCGTGGCGGGTTATCGTTCCGGCTGGATGGTAATTACCGGCCCGAAGGGGCATGCAAAGGGCTTCATCGAGGGTGTGAATGTGCTGGCGGGCACGCGCCTGTGCCCGAATGTGCCGGCGCAGCATGCGATCCAGGTGGCTATTTCCGGCCGCCAGTCCATCGACGATCTGGTGCTACCGGGTGGGCGCCTGCTGGAGCAGCGCAACGCAGCCTATGAGGCGCTGAACGAGATCCCGGGCGTGAGCTGCGTGAAGCCGATGGGTGCGCTGTATGCCTTCCCGCGCCTGGACCCGAACGTGCACGAGATCCACGACGACGAGCAGTTCATGTTCGATCTGCTGCGCTCTGAGAAGATTCACCTGGTGCAGGGCACGGGCTTTAACTGGCCGACCCCGGACCACTTCCGCGTGGTCACGCTGCCGTGGGCCCGCGATCTGCGCGCCGCGATCGAGCGCTTGGGTAACTTCCTGGCTAGCTACCGGCAGTAG